The Candidatus Obscuribacterales bacterium genome includes the window CAGATCTTGCCCTCAAGTTTGTTGATCCCCGCATTCAGTTGAGCGCGATGAAATAAACGCCGGTGAGACTTCACCGACGTGATGCCACACCCTAGTACTCAACCTAAAACCATCAAGGGGGCCTGATCAGGCCCCCTTGATGGTTCATGCAATCATGATTTCAGTCTAAAAGATGCGCTCCCAGACTAGGCGTCTCTACTCTTCGCTAGCAAAGAAGCTAACGTGGTAGAGCGATCCTCGCCAAGGATGAGACTGGACTTCTTGAACAAACACCTTGCCGCTCCAAGGCATGTCCGTCACATTGAGCTGAACAGGGGTCCGCTTCCCCTTCACCTTACGCACCAAAAGTTCAGCATCTTTCATGTTCAGCATCAGATCAACGGAGTTGACGCCATCATGGCCGTAAAGAGCTGCGGGGAGGAGTCCTTCCCGACGCATCGCCCGAGGATTGAGATCAGTAGTGCGCTTCGTACAGTCAAACGTAAGTTCCATAGGTTTCCTTTCCAACAATATATGACGCGAGAGAACAACTTT containing:
- the rplY gene encoding 50S ribosomal protein L25, with the protein product MELTFDCTKRTTDLNPRAMRREGLLPAALYGHDGVNSVDLMLNMKDAELLVRKVKGKRTPVQLNVTDMPWSGKVFVQEVQSHPWRGSLYHVSFFASEE